The sequence ccgccgcaggaGCCGCCGGAGGACGAGGACCCCGTTGATGgcggcatcggcggcggcgcggcgactCCCAGCACGCGGCATGCCATCAGGGCGCTCACCGCCCAGGTGGGAGTGGAGTTCCTCTTCGGTTTTCGATTTATTTTTCTCGTTTGCTGGCGTTTTGGTTGTGAAGTTACCAGTAAGTTTTTCCTTCAAATGCACCTTGTTAATTAACGTCGAACTTGGAATCGGCGCAAGGTTGTCGAATTTAGGTGCTCAGGTTCTTGGGATTTGTCAATCTGTACAAATTTGATGGAAGTCTGAAGCTTTGAGCACTTCGTATCTCGTTTCGAGGCTGTGGAATCAGATCGGATGGGATTCGGGCGCGTGAATTGACGGGGGCTTTTCTTGAGTTCAGATCAAAGACATGGCGTTGAAGGCGTCGGGGGCGTACCGGCACTGCAAGCCCTGCgcaggctcggcggcggcggcctcgcgGCGGCACCACCCCTACCACcaccgcggcggcagcggcttcgGGGGATCCGACGCCGGCTCGGGATCCGAGCGCTTCCACTACGCGTACCGGCACGCCGGGAGCTCGGCGGCCTCGACGCCGCGgctgcgcggcggcggcgccgccctgTCAAGCGGGGATGCCACGCCATCCATAAGCGTGCGCACCGACTTCCCCGCCGGtgacgaggaggacgacgagatGGCGTCAGAAGGTTGCGGCTCTGGCGGCAAGGAGGAGGACGCGAAGGAGTGGGTGGCACAGGTGGAGCCCGGCGTGCTCATCACCTTCGTCTCACTGGCGCAAGGTGGCAACGACCTCAAACGAATTCGGTTCAGGTGCGTTCCTTCGCCTACTTGGGATGAATTTTCACTTTTAGTTCACAAGTCGATTACTTGCTCACAAATATTCCATTTGCTTTGTCCTTTTGAGCAAACTTGATTGAGATTTTAGTGTACACTACATGTGAATATAGCAATTTTTGGTGGTAAATTTTGTTAAATATGTCTAGATAGATGAGACAAACTGTCATGTTTTGGGTGCTTCTCCTGAACTAGCTGTTCCTAAAGGTGAAAATTGAGCAGTTGAcctgttgtaaatggttaaagAACTCCCTGTGAATCAAATTTCCAACAGTAATTATTTTATTGACTGGTTACATAGTAGAATCACTACAATTCCTCGAGTTAAAATCTTGGGCCAGCTTTGCTAAGCCTTCacatctaaaattttctaaataaTGGCTCATGTTTTAGTTTTGCTCTAGTTCTGTGGCTCAAAAGCTTTTGAgtaatcatccaatctccaaCAACCCTCTAGATCAGGGGACGCTAGAGATTTAAAAACTTATTGCACGATAATAGTATTTCCCAGTTTCTCAGCTGAGCGGAATCCAGATTGGACTTGAGGATGGATGAAAAGCATGTCATGCCCTTGGAATAGCCACATAGAGGTTCCTTAAAATAAGTACCAGAATGTCAGTATGTCACTCCACTGCTGACTCCTATGTAATCTCATTAGTGTGGCCCTTATTATCTGTGTGCAGCTTGTTGCTTGCAGATGCTTTTAAATTGCACATAAGCACATTCAGCACATAGTAAATCCCTTATTATTGTGGAATCTGGATTTTTACTATTTTCTATGTAACCTCATTAGTTTGCCCCTTATTATCTGTGTGCAGCTTGTTGCTTGCAGATGCTTTTTGATTGCACATAAGCACATTCGGCATATAGTAAATCCCTTATTATTCTGGAATCTGGATTTTACTATTTGCTAAGTTTGCAAGGGAAACAACCTGGTGCATTGTTAATGACAGGCACAATAGAAAAAAATGGATATTCCATTGTCAACTCTATGACAGAGAGCTCCATTTAACTCACCTGCTGCAGCCAGGCCGAAGTCCATACATGTCGGCATGCATGTTCTAGAGTCAGTAGATTTAGAATTTTAAGCCATGCATTGAAGAGGTTAAAGGATCATGTCAGTTGCCCACCGTGGAAGCTCGAGAGGATCAAAGAGTTTTGAATTTACTACTACTAGTACGCTGTGGGGCAAGTCCAGTTTGTGCATTTGTGCTGCTTTAGTCTGTCCATACCATGTACATTTATTGTACTGGAGATGCTGCTTCCGTTTTGGAAGAGGTAACACTATCAGACAAGGCCACAACCCATATCTCTTCTGTATGGTCAATAAAGAAGCTAAATGGAAAGAGTAGTAGAACAGACAAGTGTTAAGTTCTGCTATACTCTCTCTTCCCTTTGGCCTTTTGTTACAGAGAAATGGTTGGTGTTGGTTTATGGTCTTATTGGTATGCAGTTTGGGTCCCTCCACAACGGATTATCAGGGGAACCATCCAACAGATTAGCTGTTTGGCAGTCCTATTCCAAGTAATGGTGCTACCCTCATTAGTAGATCTTACAAATCACTATTGCAAACTTAATCTGGACACTATAAAAGAAAGTCTACATGTAAAGATGTGCTTACTGTAAATTTGTAGTGTTCAGATTAAGTCTATAATGGTCGTTTGTAGATTTGTagtagtagttttttttataagattctTGGGAGGAGTTCCTCATGGCCAGCTATGCTCGTTGGCCCACTAGTATTAagatatataatattattttatggaCTGAATACAAGCTGGATCTTAAGATGAGTGCAGGTGTCTTGTTTTTTGTATATTGGTTCCAGATCTGGGGAAGGAGGGACATAGGATGTAGTAGTGTGTGGATCACTGGTTAAGTTTGGTAACATTGGTTTGACAACCAATGCTACCATGGGATGCACTGTGCCATTCTGTGAGCTTATTGGCCAGTTGATTAATATGTTTTTAGTTCTATGAAGCTCCCCATGGACACCGCCTTTTGTCTGCGCAGTTGATTACGGATTTCTCTCTCAGCTTTAGGGGCATAGAAACCACAGTAAATAGCTAGTGGTGGACCATCTGAATTGTAATCTCTCCTATTGCCCCTTTAGCATGATATATGATTACCATAGGGATGGAGTTACTGGTGATTCGTGCTTCACATACTGTCTTCTATACTTGAGATTTTAACTATCTAGGTCAGTCGATTCTGAATGATGTCATATATTTTGGGGGCTGTATTTAGCTCTCCATCAGTTCTACATTCGCATTGCCAGGAGAAGTTGGTAGGTTCCCTGTATGTTTGTATGAGCTGAACCTAGGGTTctgttaaactttttcttggTTTGAATGTGAGTCAAATAGAGCTCTGCAAGTCAAGAATTTGTCAGGCATGCATCATGATTTAATCTTGGGTTTGAACCTGCATGCTTGCCTATCTGTTTCTTAAAAGTTATTTGCAGCTGTAATTTACCATATCACGACTTTGTTCTTTTGCATGTAACGGTGTATGATAGCCGTGAGATGTTCAACAAATGGCAAGCACAAAGGTGGTGGGCTGAAAATTATGACAAAGTTATGGAACTTTACAATGTCCAGAAGTTTAACCAAACAGTCCCTCTCCCCACTACTCCAAAATCTGAAGATGAGGTGAGGACACTACTCAATTTATCCTTTCTATCTGTTTCAATAGCTacaaatttgtt is a genomic window of Phragmites australis chromosome 17, lpPhrAust1.1, whole genome shotgun sequence containing:
- the LOC133897805 gene encoding protein Brevis radix-like 1; its protein translation is MLTCIACSKQQLASGGPPPQEPPEDEDPVDGGIGGGAATPSTRHAIRALTAQIKDMALKASGAYRHCKPCAGSAAAASRRHHPYHHRGGSGFGGSDAGSGSERFHYAYRHAGSSAASTPRLRGGGAALSSGDATPSISVRTDFPAGDEEDDEMASEGCGSGGKEEDAKEWVAQVEPGVLITFVSLAQGGNDLKRIRFSREMFNKWQAQRWWAENYDKVMELYNVQKFNQTVPLPTTPKSEDESSKEDIPVTPPLDKERLPRTFRRPMSSGGVMGYSSSDSLEHHSNHYCNGHHHHHHGHQCCDSMGLASTPKLSSISGAKTETSSMDASTRTSSSPEEVDRSGELSVSISNASDQEREWVEEDEPGVYITIRALPGGIRELRRVRFSREKFSEMHARLWWEENRARIHKQYL